A window of Akkermansia muciniphila contains these coding sequences:
- a CDS encoding TrkH family potassium uptake protein, whose protein sequence is MTTTRSGFTKLAAICIAILLGAVIWELGWPLTHAEHEWSRLIAAVATLGHLAGVLGSYFRKEINRPSLRLLIFQIICCLLIFLLIAREQQEDSYMRFTELSRLVITAGLIAIPTLMSLTRIFEWLLGKQKKGRPLMAPAMQFVTSLGVVILAGTGLLLLPNSTYPGITLSFTDALFTSTSAVCVTGLNAVDFANTFTPLGEMFTLALIQIGGFGIMTFAYFVAMVAGQGFSLRDRVLLTDLLDEGNLGSVVSFITTIVVSTLFIELCGAVLLYFSWEGKDINLMGEPLWWHSLFHSVSAFCNAGFSTFPMNLMEPGIRLCYSGQAVIMALIVCGGLGFGIYKEINSRLVNRFLAKHRRLRMQWTPYFKLVMIATGILLAGGALSIFAVSAPHTSEPLGQHLWSCLFDSVTARTAGFNISDYSRYLPAASLIMCGLMVVGGSPGGTAGGMRTTTCAIAGAEILRILRGRDHVEFFHRRIEQRTVARCVITVVVSCAWIGCFTILICTLEPAMSSLDIFFENCSAFATVGVSRGITPNLSDPSKYLLIINMLAGRVGLFAFLIALAGTPTPRHYRYPSVKIPLT, encoded by the coding sequence ATGACAACCACACGCTCGGGATTCACCAAACTTGCAGCCATCTGCATTGCCATCCTTCTGGGGGCGGTCATCTGGGAGCTGGGGTGGCCCCTGACGCATGCGGAGCATGAATGGTCGCGCCTGATTGCGGCCGTCGCCACGCTGGGGCACCTGGCGGGCGTGCTGGGCTCCTACTTCCGGAAGGAGATCAACCGCCCTTCCCTGAGGCTTCTGATTTTCCAGATTATCTGCTGCCTGCTGATCTTCCTGCTGATCGCCAGGGAGCAGCAGGAGGACAGCTACATGAGGTTTACGGAGCTTTCCCGCCTGGTGATTACGGCCGGGCTGATCGCCATCCCCACGCTGATGTCCCTGACCAGGATTTTTGAATGGCTGCTGGGCAAGCAGAAAAAAGGGCGTCCGCTGATGGCCCCCGCCATGCAGTTCGTGACCTCCCTGGGAGTGGTCATCCTGGCGGGAACCGGGCTTCTTCTGCTCCCCAATTCCACGTATCCCGGCATCACGCTGAGCTTTACGGACGCCCTGTTCACCAGCACCAGCGCCGTATGCGTCACCGGCCTGAACGCCGTGGACTTCGCCAACACCTTCACCCCGCTGGGGGAAATGTTCACGCTTGCCCTCATCCAGATCGGCGGGTTCGGCATCATGACGTTCGCCTACTTCGTGGCCATGGTGGCGGGCCAGGGCTTTTCCCTGCGGGACCGCGTGCTGCTGACGGACCTGCTGGACGAAGGCAACCTGGGGTCCGTGGTCTCCTTCATCACCACCATCGTAGTCAGCACATTGTTCATTGAACTGTGCGGGGCCGTGCTCCTGTACTTTTCCTGGGAAGGGAAGGATATTAACCTGATGGGGGAACCCCTGTGGTGGCACTCCCTCTTCCACTCCGTTTCCGCCTTCTGCAACGCGGGCTTTTCCACGTTCCCGATGAATCTGATGGAGCCGGGTATCCGCCTGTGCTACAGCGGGCAGGCCGTCATCATGGCGCTGATTGTATGCGGCGGCCTGGGATTCGGCATTTACAAGGAAATCAACTCCCGCCTGGTCAACCGCTTTCTGGCCAAGCACCGCCGCCTGCGCATGCAGTGGACCCCGTATTTCAAGCTGGTGATGATCGCCACGGGCATTCTGCTGGCTGGGGGCGCCCTGTCCATTTTCGCCGTTTCCGCCCCCCACACTTCCGAACCGCTGGGGCAGCATCTCTGGAGCTGCCTTTTTGACAGCGTCACGGCCCGTACGGCGGGATTCAATATCAGTGACTACAGCCGCTACCTGCCCGCTGCCAGCCTCATCATGTGCGGGCTGATGGTAGTGGGCGGCAGCCCCGGCGGCACGGCGGGCGGCATGAGAACCACCACCTGCGCCATTGCGGGCGCGGAAATCCTGCGCATCCTCCGCGGCCGGGACCACGTGGAATTCTTCCACCGCCGCATTGAGCAGCGCACCGTGGCGCGGTGCGTGATCACGGTGGTGGTCTCCTGCGCCTGGATCGGCTGCTTCACCATTCTTATTTGCACCCTGGAGCCCGCCATGAGCTCACTGGATATCTTCTTTGAAAACTGCAGCGCTTTTGCTACGGTAGGCGTGTCACGGGGAATCACGCCCAATCTGAGCGACCCTTCCAAATATCTTCTCATCATCAACATGCTTGCCGGCCGCGTGGGGCTTTTCGCCTTCCTGATCGCCCTGGCCGGTACCCCCACCCCGCGGCATTACCGCTATCCATCCGTCAAAATCCCGTTAACCTGA
- a CDS encoding sialate O-acetylesterase, whose amino-acid sequence MKFSSLYRSLLFIPITAAFIGAAEAKTLQLYILTGQSNSLGAVKGSPASAELLEQYRSDGSTKFWHNNFNKITGSSVDCNPPASSSWGSVVPQVCGTESSNYNCMGPEYGFAAMMERKGWSLGGPGSGHADTGIVKAALDGGGNSYWNKGTNAYNAIVETVRKACENALANGYDKVEIMGVMYLQGESNTAADSSNAANSFLTFLDNLQGDLARDGVDTGPLAAHQAILGEQAKWGTTNVTNAETGDVTGGFNGNEGSSGTTRDQQEALARANENMGWVPTRDLAKITSGDSMGVHYDGKSQITIGARYAYEAARLAGYDTGTVRSGNYDAALSSTEAWMNGKLPVDSTAVWDAASSAMDNMVSSAAGTNAVLYGIRIEDTYLNTITIRGVAVDGSSAPSMQDGHLILGSGGIDIATGKNLNIASVLELQGDQQWNIAGGSTLSIRGSSSSGNHQLTFITGTGDVAIRNSTLAADPSGIAKVEVSAYVNTDAAAFTGNWTVGPGVEVTMNGTDTKTAGSGWGTGSVTLQGATVLAGWEHVTSNTWSNRFILEEGTVSSFGSSTNATGKVLTLSGGISGNGALSKTTGNTLVLAHANTYAGGTQIRGGTLRLGDRNALGTGTAAVHTGGALDLNHYDVSNTIRLAGGEALNWGTAARVEIGHQVVWADQHLEGTLTLSDGSRILAGNSMTLGTGDNLAAGNFTVELSSMNLVEGGEGLAAIIMTGGALNLLDGLTLDVSGILARSGTMSFRITDISGGTLEGLSSAEDFSLVEAAHGWNVLDYDASTGIVTLSVPEPSCALLGLLGMAALLATRRRA is encoded by the coding sequence TTCTGGCACAATAATTTCAACAAGATCACTGGCAGTTCCGTAGACTGCAATCCGCCAGCTTCCTCTTCCTGGGGTTCTGTCGTACCCCAGGTGTGCGGAACGGAGTCAAGCAATTACAACTGCATGGGGCCGGAGTACGGCTTTGCCGCCATGATGGAGCGCAAGGGATGGTCCCTGGGCGGCCCTGGCTCCGGACATGCGGACACGGGAATCGTCAAGGCCGCTCTGGACGGAGGAGGCAATTCCTATTGGAACAAAGGCACGAACGCCTATAATGCCATAGTGGAGACCGTCAGGAAGGCCTGTGAAAACGCCCTGGCCAACGGTTACGACAAGGTGGAGATCATGGGCGTAATGTACCTTCAGGGGGAGTCCAATACAGCTGCCGACAGCAGCAACGCAGCCAATTCATTTTTAACGTTTCTGGACAACTTGCAGGGGGACCTTGCCCGGGATGGAGTGGACACCGGCCCTCTGGCGGCACATCAGGCCATTCTGGGAGAACAGGCCAAGTGGGGCACAACCAACGTCACGAATGCTGAAACGGGAGACGTCACCGGAGGATTCAACGGCAATGAAGGTTCTTCCGGAACAACCCGCGACCAGCAGGAAGCCCTGGCCCGGGCAAACGAGAACATGGGCTGGGTTCCGACACGGGACCTCGCCAAAATCACCTCCGGCGACAGCATGGGCGTCCATTACGACGGAAAGTCCCAGATCACCATCGGAGCGCGGTATGCCTATGAGGCGGCCAGGCTGGCCGGGTACGATACGGGTACGGTCCGCAGCGGAAATTACGACGCCGCTCTCTCTTCCACGGAAGCCTGGATGAACGGCAAGCTCCCCGTGGACAGCACGGCCGTCTGGGACGCAGCCTCCTCCGCCATGGACAACATGGTGAGTTCCGCCGCCGGAACCAACGCCGTGCTTTACGGCATCAGGATTGAAGATACATACCTGAACACCATCACCATCCGGGGCGTGGCCGTTGACGGCAGTTCCGCTCCCTCCATGCAGGACGGCCATTTGATCCTGGGGAGCGGCGGCATCGACATCGCAACCGGAAAAAACCTGAACATCGCTTCCGTGCTGGAGCTTCAGGGCGACCAGCAATGGAACATTGCGGGAGGAAGCACCCTGTCCATCCGGGGGAGCAGTTCTTCCGGCAACCATCAGCTCACGTTCATCACGGGAACGGGAGACGTCGCCATCCGCAATTCCACCCTTGCGGCTGATCCCTCCGGAATCGCCAAAGTGGAGGTCAGCGCCTACGTCAATACGGATGCCGCCGCTTTTACGGGAAACTGGACCGTCGGTCCCGGCGTGGAAGTAACAATGAACGGCACGGATACCAAGACCGCCGGCTCCGGCTGGGGAACGGGCTCCGTCACGCTCCAGGGGGCAACCGTCCTTGCCGGCTGGGAACACGTGACATCCAATACGTGGAGCAACCGTTTCATTCTGGAGGAAGGCACCGTTTCCTCCTTCGGGAGCTCCACCAACGCCACCGGAAAAGTCCTGACCCTGTCCGGCGGGATTTCCGGAAATGGGGCCTTGTCCAAGACCACCGGCAATACGCTGGTTCTGGCCCATGCCAATACCTATGCGGGAGGCACCCAAATCCGGGGAGGCACTTTGCGGCTCGGAGACAGAAACGCCCTGGGCACGGGAACGGCGGCCGTTCACACGGGAGGAGCGCTGGATTTGAACCATTATGACGTTTCCAACACCATCCGCCTGGCCGGAGGGGAAGCACTGAACTGGGGAACGGCGGCACGGGTGGAAATCGGCCATCAGGTGGTCTGGGCGGACCAGCACCTGGAGGGAACGCTCACCTTGTCCGACGGCTCCCGCATCCTGGCCGGCAATTCCATGACGCTGGGAACGGGCGACAACCTGGCGGCGGGGAATTTTACCGTGGAGCTTTCATCCATGAACCTGGTGGAAGGAGGCGAAGGGCTGGCCGCCATCATCATGACGGGAGGCGCCTTGAACTTGCTGGACGGCCTGACTCTGGACGTCAGCGGCATCCTTGCTCGCTCCGGCACCATGTCCTTCAGGATTACGGACATTTCAGGGGGTACCCTGGAAGGGCTTTCCTCCGCGGAAGATTTTTCCCTGGTAGAGGCCGCCCATGGCTGGAATGTGCTGGATTACGACGCTTCCACGGGAATCGTGACGCTTTCCGTGCCCGAACCGTCCTGTGCCCTGCTGGGGCTCCTGGGCATGGCGGCTCTGCTGGCAACGCGCCGCAGGGCCTGA
- the ilvN gene encoding acetolactate synthase small subunit: MTRHTISVLVENKFGVLARIAGLFSGRGYNIHSLNVAPSQDPRFSRMTIVVREKEDVLDQIIKHLEKLVNTVEVVDFRNTDNVYRETVLTRIGVDSATRHEVIEFCQILGANIVDVTRDALTIEVTGGEHKIDRFLSLIEDYDVQMLTRSGRIALPKPRQ, from the coding sequence ATGACTCGTCATACTATCTCCGTACTTGTTGAAAACAAATTTGGCGTGCTTGCCCGCATTGCCGGTTTGTTCAGTGGACGGGGCTACAATATTCATTCGTTGAACGTTGCCCCTAGCCAGGACCCGCGCTTTTCACGGATGACCATCGTCGTACGCGAAAAGGAAGACGTGCTTGACCAGATCATCAAGCATCTGGAAAAACTCGTCAACACGGTGGAAGTTGTAGATTTCCGCAACACGGACAACGTGTACCGGGAGACGGTGCTGACCCGCATTGGCGTGGATTCCGCCACGCGGCATGAAGTCATTGAATTCTGCCAGATCCTGGGCGCGAACATCGTGGATGTCACGCGGGACGCCCTGACCATTGAAGTGACGGGCGGCGAACACAAGATTGACCGTTTCCTGTCCCTTATTGAGGATTATGATGTGCAGATGCTGACCCGCAGCGGACGCATCGCCCTTCCCAAACCCCGGCAGTAA
- a CDS encoding potassium channel family protein, whose protein sequence is MRYTVIGLGQFGQELCTELSARNIEVVAVASTDEELEQIKDLVTYAVVTDYTNPAALRELELDDQSAVIVAIGDSFEENLLVVTHLQKMGVRYIYARVMSPVHEHILSQMNVYALINLSRVASKQLASQLESPEFLRVSPMDENHSIVEIAVPRIWVGKRLRDVGLRTEHHLNLLTIRRGEAQTPQGRREILSIPRIPVIGTPSPDLVFEDHDILILFGKETNLIEFAQLSKGL, encoded by the coding sequence ATGAGATATACCGTTATCGGCCTGGGCCAGTTTGGACAGGAGCTCTGCACGGAGCTCTCCGCCCGCAATATTGAAGTAGTGGCCGTGGCCTCCACGGATGAAGAACTGGAGCAGATCAAGGACCTGGTAACTTACGCCGTGGTGACGGATTACACCAATCCGGCCGCCCTGCGCGAATTGGAGCTGGATGACCAGTCCGCCGTGATTGTCGCCATCGGGGACAGCTTTGAAGAAAACCTCCTCGTCGTCACGCACCTCCAGAAAATGGGCGTGCGCTATATTTACGCCCGCGTGATGAGCCCGGTGCACGAGCACATTTTAAGCCAGATGAACGTGTACGCGCTCATCAACCTGTCGCGCGTGGCCTCCAAGCAGCTCGCCAGCCAGCTGGAATCCCCGGAATTCCTGCGCGTCTCCCCCATGGATGAGAACCACAGCATCGTGGAAATAGCCGTGCCGCGCATCTGGGTGGGCAAGCGCCTCCGTGACGTGGGCCTGCGTACGGAGCACCATCTCAACCTGCTCACCATCCGCCGCGGAGAAGCCCAGACCCCGCAGGGGCGCCGGGAAATTCTTTCCATCCCGCGCATTCCCGTCATCGGCACCCCTTCCCCGGACCTCGTCTTTGAAGACCACGACATTCTGATCCTGTTCGGCAAGGAGACGAACCTGATTGAATTCGCCCAGTTGTCCAAGGGCCTGTAA
- the hrpA gene encoding ATP-dependent RNA helicase HrpA, protein MNITYPDLPISRRRDDILAAMREHQVIVVVGETGSGKTTQLPKMAMELAGDARGRVGCTQPRRLAAASVSRRVAEELNCELGGLVGYQVRFEEKAGPDTRLKFMTDGILLAETQHDPDLRQYHTLILDEAHERSLNIDFLLGYLRLLLDRRKDLRLVISSATLDAGGFSEFFGGAPIVQVEGRTYPVDLHYLPPLRDDEELPAHVARAVDWLDTLDDRGDVLVFLPGEREIREVAEKLEGRNLRNTRILPLFARLGLADQQRIFHPEQGCRRIVLATNVAETSLTIPGIIYVIDSGVARVSRYSPARQVQRLQIEPVSKASARQRAGRCGRVCEGVCIRLYSEEDWEDRPEFTDPEIRRSALAGALLRMKDLGLPEMPEFPLPDPPSSKLVTEGYRTLREIGALDKARQLTPVGRKLARLPIDPRLGRMLLEAQHEQALPEMLVIVAGLGIMDPRERPADAAQKADQAHAQWKDEDSDFLSLLKLWKAAWQFREGRRWRKNQLRKWCGKNFLNFNRMMEWFNLWEDLSRLVRETLKCKIPPLEEETERQASFAMIHRSILAGVPRQFGLWDADNREYRGAGGRSFGIFPGSGLFRRKKRSEWVMGVELVDTTRLWMRRAARLEPEWVEQVAPHLCESHYSGARWDKEQGAVYAVERVVCGGLRIIDNRRVHYGRINPAHAREIMIREGLLGGGFRTRPGCITHLETLREEVRQIELKLRRPDQVWCEEGVYEFFDRLIPQDCCTARAFLRWAGSMEKDNPDALHVPAQEAMYEFWGKDLLDGFPDEISCGGAEYAVYYQNDPGAEDDGVTLGVHIDQLPDVPEWLPEWGVPGHLAQRAEGLLRTLPKDLRVFLQPVSQKAAYFAELRHGLDPDGPLAQKLAEFVEAETGRFCAPSFFDMSRIPAELVTKIWVCDDEGEELAMGTDVAELNGRLGKKLSRRFRETAADIVSVTGMKEWTCGDLEHTVDVAGRPGYVALVDEGASVGVRVFEDELRAAESHRDGCLRFMRLRQTDQLNHLRKKFPLKLEGKLSLHMLGRDPSTNADDLVDVSAELAMGRPLPRTSEQFAAAEMNLRQNLFDAAHSVADLWELVAATEHAVRDFSAAQQGVRHMERITADLRRQLDWLLRPRFLWAHGAEHLPDLKRYVQGIAERIRRIGQQPLARELERLDLFERVYLPWYQALPEHDGDPRWTQYSYLLEEYRLAVFAPAISVKGRISEKRLVTAFEELV, encoded by the coding sequence ATGAACATCACTTATCCGGACCTCCCCATTTCCCGCCGCCGGGATGACATTCTGGCGGCCATGCGGGAGCATCAGGTCATTGTGGTGGTGGGTGAAACCGGGTCCGGCAAGACCACCCAGCTTCCCAAGATGGCCATGGAGCTTGCCGGGGATGCGCGGGGAAGGGTGGGGTGCACCCAGCCCAGGAGGCTGGCCGCGGCTTCCGTTTCCCGCCGCGTGGCGGAAGAATTGAACTGCGAGTTGGGCGGCTTGGTGGGCTACCAGGTGCGCTTTGAGGAAAAAGCCGGGCCGGACACGCGCCTGAAGTTCATGACGGACGGCATTCTGCTGGCGGAAACGCAGCATGATCCCGACCTGCGCCAGTACCATACCCTGATTCTGGATGAAGCCCACGAACGCAGCCTCAACATTGACTTTCTGCTGGGCTACCTGAGGCTTCTGCTGGACAGGCGGAAGGATCTGCGGCTGGTCATCAGCTCCGCTACGCTGGATGCCGGGGGATTTTCCGAATTCTTCGGAGGCGCGCCCATCGTCCAGGTGGAAGGACGTACCTACCCGGTGGACCTTCATTACCTGCCGCCTCTGCGTGACGATGAAGAGCTCCCCGCCCATGTGGCGCGCGCCGTGGATTGGCTGGATACCCTGGACGACCGCGGGGACGTGCTGGTCTTTCTCCCCGGAGAGCGTGAAATACGTGAGGTGGCGGAAAAGCTGGAAGGCCGGAATTTGAGGAACACGCGCATCCTGCCCCTCTTTGCCAGGCTGGGACTGGCAGACCAGCAGAGGATTTTTCATCCGGAACAGGGTTGCCGCCGCATCGTGCTGGCGACCAACGTGGCGGAAACATCCCTGACCATTCCCGGCATCATTTACGTCATTGATTCCGGTGTGGCGCGCGTCAGCCGGTACAGCCCGGCGCGCCAGGTGCAGCGGCTCCAGATAGAACCCGTCTCCAAGGCCAGCGCCCGCCAGCGCGCGGGCCGCTGCGGGCGCGTGTGCGAGGGCGTCTGCATCCGGCTGTACAGTGAAGAAGACTGGGAGGACAGGCCGGAATTCACGGACCCGGAAATCCGGCGCAGCGCCCTGGCCGGGGCGCTTCTCCGGATGAAGGACCTGGGGCTGCCTGAAATGCCGGAATTCCCCCTTCCGGACCCTCCTTCCTCCAAACTGGTGACGGAGGGCTACCGCACCCTGCGGGAAATCGGCGCCCTGGACAAGGCCCGGCAGCTCACGCCCGTAGGCAGGAAGCTGGCGCGCCTGCCCATAGACCCGCGCCTGGGCCGCATGCTGCTGGAAGCGCAACATGAACAGGCCCTCCCTGAAATGCTGGTAATCGTGGCCGGGCTGGGGATCATGGACCCCCGGGAACGTCCGGCGGATGCCGCGCAGAAGGCGGACCAGGCCCACGCGCAGTGGAAGGACGAAGACAGCGACTTCCTTTCCCTGCTCAAGCTGTGGAAGGCCGCATGGCAATTCCGGGAAGGCCGCCGCTGGCGCAAAAACCAGCTCCGGAAATGGTGCGGGAAAAACTTCCTTAATTTCAACCGCATGATGGAGTGGTTCAACCTGTGGGAAGACCTTTCCCGGCTGGTCAGGGAAACCCTGAAATGCAAAATTCCTCCCTTGGAGGAGGAAACGGAGCGTCAGGCGTCTTTTGCCATGATTCACCGGAGCATCCTGGCGGGCGTTCCGCGCCAGTTCGGCCTTTGGGATGCGGACAACCGGGAATACCGCGGCGCCGGAGGGCGTTCCTTCGGCATCTTTCCCGGTTCCGGCCTGTTCCGCCGCAAGAAGCGGAGCGAATGGGTGATGGGCGTGGAGCTGGTGGATACCACGCGCCTGTGGATGCGCCGCGCCGCCCGGCTGGAACCGGAGTGGGTGGAACAGGTGGCTCCCCATCTCTGTGAATCCCATTATTCCGGAGCCCGGTGGGACAAAGAGCAGGGCGCGGTTTACGCCGTGGAGCGCGTGGTGTGCGGCGGCCTGCGCATCATTGACAACAGGCGCGTGCACTATGGCCGCATCAATCCCGCCCATGCGCGGGAAATCATGATCCGGGAAGGGCTGCTGGGCGGCGGCTTCCGCACCAGGCCCGGCTGCATCACCCATCTGGAAACGCTCCGGGAAGAGGTGCGGCAGATAGAGCTGAAGCTGCGCCGTCCGGACCAGGTCTGGTGCGAGGAAGGCGTTTATGAATTCTTTGACAGGCTCATTCCGCAGGACTGCTGCACGGCCAGGGCCTTTCTGCGCTGGGCCGGAAGCATGGAAAAAGACAACCCGGACGCCCTGCACGTTCCGGCGCAGGAAGCCATGTATGAATTCTGGGGGAAAGACCTTCTGGACGGCTTTCCGGATGAAATTTCCTGCGGCGGCGCGGAATACGCCGTGTATTATCAGAATGACCCCGGCGCGGAAGATGACGGCGTGACGCTGGGCGTTCACATTGACCAGCTGCCTGACGTTCCGGAATGGTTGCCGGAATGGGGCGTGCCGGGTCATCTGGCCCAGCGGGCGGAAGGCCTGCTGCGTACCCTTCCCAAGGACCTGCGCGTCTTTCTCCAGCCCGTCAGCCAGAAGGCCGCCTACTTTGCAGAACTGCGGCATGGCCTGGATCCGGACGGGCCGCTGGCGCAGAAGCTGGCGGAATTCGTGGAAGCGGAAACCGGGCGTTTCTGTGCTCCCTCCTTCTTTGACATGAGCCGCATTCCTGCGGAGCTGGTGACGAAAATATGGGTGTGCGACGACGAAGGTGAAGAGCTTGCCATGGGCACGGACGTTGCGGAGCTGAACGGGCGGCTGGGCAAAAAGCTTTCCCGCCGGTTCCGGGAAACGGCGGCGGACATCGTCTCCGTTACGGGCATGAAGGAATGGACCTGCGGAGATTTGGAGCATACGGTGGATGTGGCGGGCAGGCCGGGTTACGTGGCCCTGGTAGATGAAGGCGCGTCTGTGGGCGTCCGCGTTTTTGAGGATGAACTGCGTGCGGCGGAATCCCACCGGGATGGGTGCCTGCGCTTCATGCGCCTGCGCCAGACGGACCAGCTCAACCACCTCCGCAAGAAATTCCCGCTGAAACTGGAAGGGAAGCTCTCCCTGCACATGCTGGGCCGGGACCCGTCCACCAATGCGGACGACCTGGTGGACGTCTCCGCGGAGCTTGCCATGGGCCGTCCCCTGCCGCGCACGTCGGAACAATTCGCCGCTGCGGAAATGAATCTGCGCCAGAATCTCTTTGACGCTGCGCACAGCGTGGCGGACCTCTGGGAGCTGGTAGCGGCCACGGAGCACGCCGTCAGGGATTTTTCCGCAGCCCAGCAGGGCGTGCGCCATATGGAGCGCATCACGGCTGACCTCCGGCGCCAGCTTGACTGGCTGCTCCGGCCCCGCTTCCTGTGGGCGCATGGAGCGGAACATCTGCCGGACCTGAAACGGTACGTGCAGGGCATCGCGGAACGCATCAGGCGCATCGGCCAGCAGCCCCTGGCCAGGGAGCTGGAACGCCTGGACCTCTTTGAACGCGTGTACCTCCCCTGGTATCAGGCCCTGCCGGAACATGACGGGGACCCGCGCTGGACGCAGTACAGCTACCTGCTGGAAGAATACCGCCTGGCCGTCTTCGCCCCCGCCATCTCCGTCAAGGGCCGTATTTCTGAAAAGCGCCTGGTAACCGCTTTTGAAGAGCTGGTCTGA